The following proteins are co-located in the Tachysurus vachellii isolate PV-2020 chromosome 17, HZAU_Pvac_v1, whole genome shotgun sequence genome:
- the arl10 gene encoding ADP-ribosylation factor-like 10 → MFLLRHVRVALMAAAAAFGAAVFMAINLFYKRRVWTPEDYCAFTEEEEERRQRQVLVLGLDGAGKSSVLQQLNGAASKRTCTPTRGFNFIRLHTPVCEFDFLEIGGSEDLRAYWADFLSRAHVLLYVVDSSDRSRLPLAKDELHRLLSIDTRLPVVILGNKQDKLDAVSLSELRDALFLGSVADQRKLFLLQLSSVGESESCSLQNLQDLLVQLESDHN, encoded by the exons ATGTTCCTGCTCCGGCATGTGCGCGTGGCTCTAATGGCCGCCGCCGCCGCCTTCGGAGCCGCTGTGTTTATGGCCATAAACCTGTTCTATAAGAGAAGAGTGTGGACACCGGAAGACTACTGCGCCTTCACCGAG gaggaagaggagcgcAGACAGAGGCAGGTCCTCGTACTCGGCTTAGACGGCGCTGGGAAAAGCAGCGTTCTACAGCAGCTAAACGGAGCAGCTAGCAAAAGAACGTGCACCCCAACGCGTGGCTTCAACTTCATCCGTCTCCACACGCCAGTCTGCGAATTCGACTTCCTAGAAA TTGGAGGTAGCGAGGACTTGCGGGCGTACTGGGCCGATTTCCTGAGCAGAGCACACGTTTTGTTGTACGTGGTAGACTCCTCAGACAGAAGCCGACTCCCGCTGGCTAAAGACGAACTTCACCGCCTCCTCAGCATTGACACACGACTTCCAGTTGTAATACTGGGAAACAAACAG GACAAGCTGGACGCTGTGAGCCTGTCCGAGCTTCGAGACGCTCTCTTTCTAGGCTCGGTGGCGGATCAGAGGAAGCTCTTCCTTCTGCAGCTCAGCTCTGTGGGAGAATCAGAATCCTGCAGTCTCCAGAACCTTCAAGATCTGCTCGTCCAGCTAGAGTCCGATCATAACTAG
- the wwc1 gene encoding protein KIBRA, whose product MPRKELPLPEGWEEARDFDGKVYYIDHINQTTSWIDPRDRHTKPLTFADCIGDELPLGWEEAYDPQVGAYYVDHNTKSTQLEDPRVQWQREQELMLREYLNVAKEALSAQKEIYQVKEERLRLAQQQYKQLNDAWRDKSSSQTSLNSRSSSSSKYDPEILKAEIVTAKSRVSKLKRDLACMRQELLYKEQGFETLKEIDHKLASASYGYKQHEAQAILKEVRTIKDAISSGEREKQELMQKLAVLKDGFHLDYSSQTELWASNPSLANSNLSLPRLYSDAESQTDIPSEMGSFSNKLAEKVRLSLKYEEAKRRIANIKVQIAKLDSESWPGLLDPERDRLILINEKEELLKELQYVKPCKRAPSDAEKIETEKKRLEQDLQAARDSQSKALTERLTLHCKRNKLVKELEDVVRQASSLHTQLKSLSASTLSCSSGSSRGSLTSSRGSLAASSLGSLSSLSFTDAYLEHQNELNDPDLQVKLDSLLHEGTSSTYRPSSSIPTIHENEVTAGPAASGSGQGAGLRTHVLRLSETPRSMSSLSPRSSLSSLSPPCSPLVPDASSLAGEAFSGSASQLDLELQSRLSELSLQGDAKQDANKDLDSQTRVLGSGSKKVGVTSAVSDESVAGDSGVYEASEKRPGVPAEQLLGDEDGGLVSCAQIRLGLKYEAKENRFAIFVMQLTNCSTLSVPASHNMYVRLVVLPCPEATRCLFRTRSSQAHDTLELNEVFVVQLSPTAFRQKTLRIDVCSTTKSRTEECLAGAQISLADMECSEEWCTKWYNLLNYMLIADMNSKNKELKVPTQSDKAIDPSTELQATNMKMVETDWQMEPLESDVFVDGVGSDVEGEEFNSEGCQWEAEEEDEEKEVTSSKLPTAAAAIPEKVNKETSMEGHLHSTSVVRPKERRLELNQQNPFVRGNTIIRSKTFSPGPQSQYICRINRSDSDSSTLSKKSPFVRNASERRSVRIKKPPMQMRGSDGVMRTPLDLELELQASRTRHSRLNEELRVLRQLKEQMESARQQGQRSLPTWVQEDERFRLLLTQAEKQTQEEQLQEQRVEKMMRAAAKEVHKIRGQSRKEGPEVQSFREKMAFFTRVKINVPDLPADDV is encoded by the exons ATGCCGAGGAAGGAGTTACCGTTGCCAGAAGGTTGGGAAGAAGCCCGAGATTTTGACGGGAAGGTCTACTACATTGACCACATCAACCAGACCACCAGCTGGATCGACCCCAGGGACAG GCACACAAAGCCCCTGACCTTCGCGGATTGTATCGGAGATGAGTTGCCTTTGGGATGGGAGGAAGCGTACGATCCGCAAGTCGGCGCCTATTACGTCGACCATAACACGA AGAGCACTCAGCTGGAGGACCCGCGGGTGCAGTGGCAGCGGGAGCAGGAGCTCATGCTACGCGAGTACCTCAACGTAGCCAAGGAAGCGCTGAGCGCCCAGAAGGAGATTTACCAGGTCAAAGAGGAGCGCCTTCGTCTGGCACAGCAACAGTACAAGCAGCTCAACGACGCCTGGAGGGACAAGTCTTCGTCACAGACCAGCT TAAATTCCAGATCCTCATCAAGCAGTAAATATGACCCTGAGATCCTCAAGGCGGAGATCGTGACCGCTAAGAGTCGG GTGAGTAAGCTGAAGAGAGATCTGGCCTGCATGAGGCAGGAGCTGCTTTATAAAGAGCAGGGCTTTGAAACGCTGAAAGA AATCGATCACAAGTTGGCGAGCGCTTCGTACGGATACAAGCAGCACGAGGCCCAAGCCATCTTGAAGGAGGTCAGGACTATTAAAGATGCCATCAGCTCTGGGGAAAGAGAAAAGCAGGAGCTCATGCAG aAACTGGCTGTGCTGAAAGATGGCTTCCATTTGGATTACAGCTCTCAGACCGAGCTCTGGGCCAGTAACCCCTCACTGGCCAACTCCAACCTGTCGCTGCCTCGCCTCTATTCCGACGCCGAGTCCCAGACGGACATACCCTCCGAG ATGGGTTCGTTCTCCAACAAGCTGGCGGAGAAGGTACGACTGAGCCTGAAATACGAAGAGGCGAAAAGGAG GATCGCTAACATTAAAGTCCAGATAGCCAAGTTGGACAGCGAGTCGTGGCCCGGTTTGCTGGACCCCGAGCGAGACAGGCTCATTCTCATCAACGAGAAAGAAGAGCTGCTGAAGGAACTGCAATACGTCAAACCCTGCAAGCGTGCTCCCAGCGACGCCGAGAAGATCGAAACGGAAAAAAAGCGTCTGGAGCAGGACCTGCAGGCGGCACGCGACAGCCAGAGCAAAGCTCTCACGGAAAG GTTGACGTTACATTGTAAGAGGAACAAATTGGTGAAGGAGCTGGAGGACGTCGTGAGGCAGGCTTCCTCTCTGCACACCCAGCTGAAGAG TCTGTCAGCTAGCACGCTGTCCTGTTCGTCGGGCAGCAGCCGAGGGTCTCTGACGTCCAGCCGCGGCTCGTTGGCCGCCTCCAGCCTCGGCTCGCTGTCGTCTCTCAGCTTCACCGATGCTTACTTGGAGCACCAGAACGAGCTGAACGACCCAGATTTACAGGTCAAATTGGACTCTCTGCTCCATGAGGGCACCTCCTCTACGTACAGGCCCTCCAGCTCTATTCCCACCATCCACGAGAACGAGGTGACGGCCGGGCCGGCGGCAAGCGGCTCGGGTCAGGGCGCAGGGCTACGCACTCACGTGCTACGTCTATCCGAAACACCTCGCTCTATGAGCTCGCTGTCTCCACGCTCATcgctctcgtctctctctccgCCCTGCTCGCCTCTCGTCCCCGACGCCTCGTCGCTGGCCGGAGAGGCTTTTTCGGGTTCGGCTTCCCAGCTCGACCTGGAGCTGCAGTCCCGGCTCAGCGAGCTCAGCCTGCAGGGAGACGCTAAGCAGGATGCCAATAAAG ATCTCGATTCCCAAACAAGGGTCCTGGGGTCCGGCTCAAAGAAAGTGGGCGTGACGTCAGCCGTGTCAGACGAATCGGTTGCGGGAGACAGCGGCGTGTATGAGGCTTCAGAGAAAAG GCCTGGAGTCCCCGCCGAGCAGCTGTTGGGTGATGAAGACGGGGGATTAGTCAGCTGCGCTCAGATCAGACTGGGCCTGAAGTACGAGGCTAAAGAGAATCGCTTTGCCATCTTCGTCATGCAGCTGACCAACTGCAGCACGCTGTCTGTTCCTGCCAGCCACAACAT GTACGTTCGGCTGGTAGTGCTGCCCTGTCCAGAGGCTACTCGCTGCCTGTTCCGCACACGCAGCTCACAGGCTCACGACACGCTGGAGCTCAACGAGGTGTTCGTTGTTCAGCTTTCGCCCACCGCCTTCAGACAGAAAACCCTCCGCATCGACGTCTGCTCCACTACCAAGTCCAGAACAGAGGAGTGTCTG gctGGAGCTCAAATCAGTTTGGCTGACATGGAGTGTTCGGAGGAGTGGTGTACCAAGTGGTACAACCTCCTCAACTACATGCTCATTGCAGACATGAACAGCAAGAACAAAGAGCTCAAGGTTCCCACACAGTCTgacaag GCAATAGATCCATCCACAGAACTCCAAGCAACCAACATGAAGATGGTAGAGACGGACTG GCAAATGGAGCCTCTGGAGAGCGACGTGTTCGTGGACGGTGTGGGCAGCGATGTCGAAGGGGAGGAGTTTAACTCCGAAGGCTGTCAGTGGGaagcagaggaggaggatgaggagaaggAAGTGACATCATCCAAGCTTcctacagcagcagcagctatCCCCGAAAAG GTGAATAAAGAGACTAGTATGGAGGGCCACCTTCATTCCACCTCCGTGGTTCGACCCAAAGAGCGCCGGCTCGAGCTGAACCAACAGAACCCTTTTGTCAGGGGAAACACTATAATTCGCTCCAAGACGTTTTCTCCTGGTCCACAGAGCCAGTATATCTGCAGG ATCAACCGCAGTGACAGCGACAGCTCCACTTTGTCCAAGAAGTCTCCTTTCGTCCGGAACGCCTCAGAGAGGCGTAGCGTCCGTATCAAAAAG CCTCCAATGCAGATGCGGGGTTCAGACGGCGTGATGCGGACTCCTCTGGACCTGGAACTGGAGCTGCAGGCGTCTCGGACACGCCACAGCCGCCTGAACGAGGAGCTGCGAGTGCTGCGGCAGCTGAAGGAGCAGATGGAGAGCGCGAGGCAGCAGGGCCAGCGTAGCCTTCCCACATGGGTGCAAGAGGACGAACGCTTTCGACTGCTGCTCACGCAGGCCGAGAAACAG ACTCAGGAGGAACAGCTGCAGGAACAGAGAGTGGAGAAGATGATGCGAGCGGCAGCTAAGGAGGTGCACAAGATCCGAGGGCAGAGTCGCAAAGAAGGTCCCGAAGTCCAGTCCTTCAG agaAAAGATGGCTTTTTTCACGCGAGTAAAGATAAACGTTCCTGACCTACCAGCCGACGACGTATAG
- the cnot8 gene encoding CCR4-NOT transcription complex subunit 8 — translation MPAALADTSQIICEVWASNVDEEMRKIRQIIQNYNYIAMDTEFPGVVVRPIGEFRSTVDYQYQLLRCNVDLLKIIQLGLTFMNEDGDYPPGTTTWQFNFKFNLTEDMYSQDSIDLLQNSGLQFKKHEEEGIDTLYFAELLMTSGLVLCENVRWLSFHSGYDFGYLVKLLTDARLPEEEHEFFQILNLFFPAIYDVKYLMKSCKNLKGGLQEVADQLELKRIGRQHQAGSDSLLTGMAFFRMKELFFEDNIDDAKYCGRLYGLGSGSSQTQNGISNSSQDEANNKH, via the exons ATGCCAGCTGCACTTGCAGATACGAGTCAGATCATCTGCGAGGTCTGGGCCAGCAACGTGGACGAGGAGATGAGGAAAATCCGCCAGATCATTCAGAATTACAACTACATCGCCATG GACACGGAGTTCCCCGGCGTGGTGGTTCGACCCATCGGAGAGTTCCGCAGCACGGTTGATTATCAGTATCAGCTGCTGCGCTGCAACGTGGACCTGCTGAAAATCATTCAGCTTGGTCTGACCTTCATGAACGAAGATGGCGACTATCCCCCCGGGACCACCACCTGGCAGTTCaactttaaattcaatttaac agaAGATATGTACTCACAGGACTCCATAGACCTTCTGCAGAACTCAGGCCTTCAGTTCAAGAAGCACGAGGAGGAAGGGATCGATACGCTGTACTTTGCAGAGCTCCTCATGACCTCGGGTTTGGTGCTGTGTGAAAACGTGCGGTGGCTCTCCTTCCATAG CGGATACGACTTCGGCTACCTGGTGAAGCTCCTCACAGACGCTCGCCTCCCGGAGGAGGAACACGAATTCTTTCAGATCCTGAACCTCTTCTTTCCTGCCATCTATGATGTGAAGTATCTCATGAAGAGCTGCAAAAACCTGAAG ggtggaCTTCAGGAAGTTGCAGATCAGTTGGAGTTGAAGCGGATCGGCAGACAACATCAGGCCGGTTCGGACTCTCTCCTGACTGGAATGGCTTTCTTCAGGATGAAAGAG TTATTTTTCGAGGACAACATCGACGACGCCAAGTACTGCGGCCGGCTCTACGGCCTGGGCTCGGGCTCTTCTCAGACTCAGAACGGCATCTCCAACTCGTCACAGGATGAAGCCAACAACAAGCACTGA